GCAGACGGTCGACCGGATAAAACTTTTGTCCAAGGTTCTTGGAGAGGGAGCGCAATCGCATATGTATATAGAAGAGGTTAGCTACCAGCGCTCGTTGATCGAACAACTTAACCGCGAGGGATACCACGCAGAAGGAGTTAAACTGCACGGCCAAGACAAACGCTCTCGGCTGGCTTTGACGACCGCCATGATTCAAAACGGTCAGATTGTTTTTCCCGAAAAAGGAGCCGAGGATTTAATTCAACAGCTGACTGGTTTTGGGGTGGAAAGATTCGATGATCTTGCCGACGCTTTTTCTTTGCTCGTTCTAAAAACCACAACAGAAACTCATGCAGAGCCAAACATAACTTGGATAGACCTCGGGCCGCCGCGCGGGTGGCAGAGTTTTTAGACTATTAACAGTTCTTAGCTTTCCGCCAGCCAGCACTCACGGCATCTGCTTCACTGCAGAACCATTGTTCACCACGAGCTTCGTCAATTTGAGTTTTGGAGTACGATCCGCAACCCTCTACATGGAAAATTTTCTCTCCGGTCGAACTAATATTGCCCTTAATAGTGCACGAGGATCCGCTTGGCGCTACCGGGGTTGGAGTGGTTGGTTGTGACGCTGGAGGCGTAGTTTGAATTGGGCAGGAACCCCATAAACCAAGATTATTATCTCTCGCGACGCGCTGTGCTTCGATAAACTGACTTTGGTGTTTAACGTCTGGCGGGTATGTATAAGAAGAAGCAAAGCCACCACTTACCAATTTAAGATTGATGAAATCGTCGCCCACATAAACATAGCGAAGAAGACGGCCATATCTATCGGTGTCGGTAATATCTTTTTCTAGGCGTATTCTTTTGCCTTCAACGAGCTCTTTATTCCTAACGCTGGCTTCTTTGCCAAAGCATTGGACGGGCTTTCGTGGATCAACCGTTTCCGGGGTGTCGATACCGATATACCGGACTCGCTGGCCGCCTTCGATTTCAATTGTGTCGCCATCAATGACGCGAGTTACTAAAAATGTTCCGTTTGTATCTGCGGGGGGCCTTTTCACAATCGGGAGCGATTCTTCGCGATTGTCGTTTTGTGGAGCTGGCTGATCGGTGAGTTGCTGATTGTCTTTTAACTGAGCCACCGGATTCAGTGCCACTATAGTAACGGCTGAGAGTAAGCCAATGATTCCAATGACAACCAATATTTCAACAAGCGTAAATCCTAAATCTTTCCTCA
This is a stretch of genomic DNA from bacterium. It encodes these proteins:
- a CDS encoding thermonuclease family protein, giving the protein MKKVRKDLGFTLVEILVVIGIIGLLSAVTIVALNPVAQLKDNQQLTDQPAPQNDNREESLPIVKRPPADTNGTFLVTRVIDGDTIEIEGGQRVRYIGIDTPETVDPRKPVQCFGKEASVRNKELVEGKRIRLEKDITDTDRYGRLLRYVYVGDDFINLKLVSGGFASSYTYPPDVKHQSQFIEAQRVARDNNLGLWGSCPIQTTPPASQPTTPTPVAPSGSSCTIKGNISSTGEKIFHVEGCGSYSKTQIDEARGEQWFCSEADAVSAGWRKAKNC